In Mycetocola spongiae, the genomic stretch GCGCGCAGCAGATCCACGCCCGTGGCCGGGGTCTGCCGGCCCGAGAGCAGCGCCAGCGAGACGCCCGCGAGCACCGCAAAAAGCGCCGCCGAGCGCCCGTTAACGAGGGAGATCCAGGTATCCGGGGAGGCCCCGACGGGCTCCTCCGGCACAAGAATATGCGCCACAAACATGCCCAGGATCGCCAGACCCCGGGCCAGGTCGAGGCCGCGGATTCGTGTGCCGGAGGAAACGGACACTAGGCCGCGTTCTTTTCCAGCAGCCAGACCATGAGGGCCTTCTGCGCGTGCAGGCGGTTCTCCGCCTCGTCCCAGACCACCGAGCGCGGGCCGTCGATCACGGAGGCCTCCACCTCATAGCCGCGATAGGCGGGCAGGCAGTGCATAAAAATGGCGTCGTTTTTGGCGGAGTCAAAAAGCTCCTGGGTCACGGCATAGGGACGGAACGCCGCCTCGCGGTCGGCCTTCTCGTCCTCCTTACCCATCGAGACCCAGGTATCGGTGACCACCACATCGGCACCGGCCACGGCCAGGGCCGGATCGGTGGTGATCAGGACCGATCCCCCGGTGGTCGCGGCGATCGCCTCGGCATCGGCGATGACCGCGGCGGCGGGGGCAAACCCGGCCGGGGCGGCCACGCGCACGTGCATTCCCGCGGTCACGCAGGCCAGCAGATAGGAGTTACCCATATTGCAGGCCCCATCGCCGAGGAACGCCAGGACCTGGCCGGCCAGCTCCCCGCGGTGCTCGCGGATGGTTTGCAGATCGGCGAGGAGCTGGCACGGGTGGAAATCATCGGAGAGCGCGTTGATCACGGGGATCGTGGTGCCCTCCGCCATCTCCTCGAGGCCCGAGTGGGCGAAGGTGCGCCAGACGATCGCGGCGACCTGGCGTTCCAGCACGCGCGCGGTATCGGCCACGGATTCCTTGGCCCCGAGCTGGCTATCCCCCGAGGTGATGATCAGCGGCGAGCCGCCCAGATCGGCGATGCCGGTGGCAAAGGAGATCCGGGTGCGCGTGGAGGTCTTATCAAAAAACACCGAAACGGTCTGCGGGCCGGCCAGCGGCGTGCGGGCATAGCGGTCGGCCTTCAGCGCGATGGCCAGGTCAAGAACCTCGGCCTGCTCGGCGGGCGAGAGGTCGTCATCGCGAAGGAAATGGCGGGTCATAGCGGCTCCTATCGTGGGGGTCATGCGTGGGCGGCGAGAACGGAACCGAGCAGCGTGGTGAACTCGGTGACGTCCGCGGAGGTGATATTCAGCGGCGGGGCGATCCGCAGCGTATCCGGGTTGGGCGGGTTGATGATCAGTCCCGTGGCGAGGGCCTCGCGCGCCAGATCCGCCGCGATCGGCTGGGTCAGGGCGATGCCCAGGAGCAGGCCGCTGCCGCGAATCCCGGAGATCAGCGGGGAGTTCAGCGCGGCGATCTCGGCGCGGATCTGCGCCTCGCGCTCGCGCACGTTTGTGAGCAGATCGGCGGTTTCAATCTCGTTGAGCACCGCGAGGGCCACGGCCGTGGCGAGCGGGTTGCCGCCAAATGTGGTGCCGTGATTTCCGGGCTTAAGCAGTTCGGAGGCGGCGCCCGTGGTGATCAGGGCCCCCACGGGAAAACCGCCGCCGAGGCCCTTGGCCAGGGTGAAGGCATCGGGCATGATGCCCGCGGATTGGAAACCAAACCACTCGCCCGTGCGCCCCACGCCCGTCTGGATATCATCCACGATCAGCAGGACTCCGTGGCTGCGGGTGAGCTCACGCGCGGCGCTCAGATAGCCCTCGGGCAGCGGAACCACCCCGGCCTCGCCCTGGATCGGCTCGATGATTAGCGCCGAGACGGTATCGTCCAGGGCCTCCCCGAGTGCCTCGATGGTGGCCGGGATATGCTCCACCCCGGTGAGCATCGGGCCAAACGGATCCCGATACGCGGCCTTCGCGGTGAGCGCTAGCGCGCCCATGCTCCGGCCGTGGAATGCCTGTTCCAGCGCGAGGATGCGCGGGCGGGCGGTGCCGCCGTGCAGCCGTGCCAGCTTAAACGCGGCCTCATTGGCCTCGGTTCCGGAATTGGTGAAAAAGACCCTTCCACTCTCGCCGGTTCCCGCGAGCTGCTTAATCTTCTCGGCGAGGGCCAGCTGCGGCAGCGAGGAGAAAAAATTGGATACGTGCATGAGGCGTCCGGCCTGCTCGGAGACCGCGGCCACCACGGCGGGGTGGGCGTGCCCGAGGGAGTTCACGGCGATGCCGCCGAGGAAGTCCAGATAGGTGCGGCCGTCGATATCGGTCACGTGGGCGCCCGATCCGCGCACCAGGAGCGCCTGGGTCGGGCCAAACGTATTCATCATGTTTTGGGCTTCGGTATCGTGCCAGGTGATCATGCGTCTTCGCTCACTACTTGGGTGCCGATGCCGTTCTGGGTGAAGACCTCCAGCAGGATCGAGTGTTCGATCCGGCCGTCGATGATGGCGGCATTGGGCACGCCACCCTCCACCGCGTCCAGGCAGGCGTTCATTTTGGGGATCATGCCCGATTCCAGCTCGGGCAGCAGGGCACGCAGCTCCACGGTGTTAATCACCGAGACCAGCGAATCCCGGTTGGGCCAATCGCTATAGAGCCCCGCGACATCCGTGAGGACCAGCAGCTTCTGCGCCTGCAGGGCCACGGCCACCGCGGCGGCCGCGGAATCGGCATTAATATTCAGCAGCTTCTCGGGATCGTCGAGGTCATAGGCGATCGACGTGATCACGGGAATGCGTCCGGCGTCCAGGGCATCCATCACGGAGGAGGGATCCACCTCGAGGATATCGCCCACGCGGCCGAGGTCCAGCTCCACGCCGTCCACGATCACGCCGCGGGTGCGGCCGCCAAATAGATTGCCGTGCTCGCCGGCGATCGAGCGGGCAATCGTGCCGTGCTCGTTAATCAGCGCCACGAGTTCCTTATTCACGCGGTTGCGCAGCACATCGCGCACCACGCCGATGGCCTCGGGGCTGGTATAGCGGTAGCCGCCGCGGAACTCGCTGGCGATATTCTTCTCTGCCAGGCCCGCGGAGATCTGCGGGCCGCCGCCGTGGACCACCACGGGGCGCAGGCCGGCGTGGTGCAGGAACACCATATCCTCGGCAAATGCGGCGCTCAGCTCGGGCGAGACCATGGCGTTGCCGCCAAATTTTACGACCACGATTGCGCCGTGATAGCGCTTCAGCCAGGGCAGGGCCTCGATCAGGACGGCGGCCTTGGCGGCCGCCTCGGACGGGGAAACCTCGATAGTAGTGGGCATGCTCTAACTCGCGTAGGCGCTATTCTCATGCACATAATCATGCGTGAGGTCATTGGTCAGGATGGTGGCCGAGGCCGACCCGTTATTCAGGTGAATCTCGATATTCACGGCCCGCGGGGTGAGGTCCACGAGGTCGCGGCTGGCATCGGGTGCACCCTCGTGGCATACCCGCACACCGTTAAACACGACGTCCACGTTATAGGGGTCAAACGGGGCCGAGGTGGTTCCGATCGCTGCCAGCACGCGGCCCCAGTTGGGGTCGTTGCCGTAGATCGCTGCCTTAAAGAGGTTATTGCGGGCCACCGAGCGGCCCACCTCCACGGCGTCCTCCTCGGTTGCGGCGCCCGAGACGGCAATCGCGATATCGTGGCTGGCTCCCTCGGCGTCACCCTGCAACTGCTCGGCCAGATCGCGGCAAACACCCGTGAGTGCCCCGGTGAAATCGGCGAGGTCGGGGGTGATCCCGGAGGCGCCCGAGGCCAGCAGGGTCACCTGGTCGTTGGTGGACATGCAGCCATCGGAGTCGAGGCGGTCAAAGCTCACCCGGGTGGCCTCGCGCAGCGCCGCATCCAGTGCCGCGGAATCCAGGACGGCATCGGTGGTGATCACCACAAGCATCGTGGCGAGGCCGGGCGCGAGCATTCCGGCGCCCTTGGCGATGCCGCCGATGGACCACTCGGGGGCGAGGAACTCGCTGGTCTTGGGAACCGTATCGGTGGTCATGATCGCGGCGGCGGCATCCTCCCCGCCGGTCTCGCTCAGGGCGGCGGCGGCAGCGGTCACGCCCGCGGTGAGCTTATCCCGGTCGAGCTGTTCCCCGATCAGTCCGGTGGAGCAGACGAGGATATCGGTCGCGGAGGCCCCCACCGCGGCGGCCACGGCCTCGGCGGTGGCATGCGTGGTCTGGAAACCCTGGGAGCCCGTGAAGCAATTGGCACCGCCCGAGTTCAGCACGATGGCGTCTACCCGGCCGTCCCGGATCACCTCCCGTGACCACAGGATCGGGTTGGCCAGCGCGCGATTGCTGGTGAAGACCGCGGCGGCGGCGCGCGCGGGGCCCGTGTTTACGATCAGTGCAAGATCGGGTTTGCCCGTGCTCTTTAGCCCGGCGGCGACGCCCGCGGCGAGAAATCCCTGGGGTGTGGTGACGCTCATGCTGCTACTCCGTTCTGAATGAATGCGATCACGGGGCTACCCCGTTAATGTTGAGGCCGCAGGTCTCGGCCAGGCCCAGCGCGATATTCGCGGACTGGATCGCGGCACCCGCGGTGCCCTTGGCCAGGTTATCCACGGCGGTCACGATGATGACGCGGCCCGCTGCCTCGTCCACGGCGAGGCCGATCAGCGCGGTATTGGCACCTAGCACATCCGCGGTGCGCGGGAAGGAGCCGGCGGGCAGCACGTGCACAAACGGTTCCTCGGCATAGGCCGCCTCCCAGGCCGCGCGGATACCGTCCGCATCCACTCCCGGCGCGAGGCGCGCGGTGGTGGTGGCGAGGATTCCGCGGGACATCGGGACAAGCACGGGGGTAAAGGACACGGTGGCCTCGGTGGCCCCGGCCCAGCGCAGCCCCTGGATGATCTCGGGGATATGCCGGTGGGTGCCGCCCACGGCATAGGGATTGGCGCTGCCCAGAATCTCGCTGGCCAGCAGGTTGGTCTTCAGCGCGCGGCCGGCACCCGAGGGGCCCACGGCCAGAACGCTGACGATATCGGTGGCCTCGATCACGCCCGCGGCGATGCCGGGGGCCAGGGAGAGTTCCACGGTGGACGCATTGCAGCCGGGGGCGGCGATGCGGGTGGCCCCGATCAGGCGATCGCGCTGGCGGGTGCCGTCCGCGTGCAGAAGCTCGGGAACGCCATAGCTCCACGCGCCATAAAACTCGCCGCCATAAAACGCGGCCCAGTCCTCCTCGGATTCGAGGCGGTGATCGGCGCCGCAGTCCACCACGAGGACACCCTCGTCCAGCTGGGCGGTGAGCGCGCCGGAGGCCCCGTGCGGGAGGGCGAGGAACACAATATCGTGTCCGTTGAGGTTTTCGGGGGTGGTCTCCACAAACACCATATCGGCCAGGGAGCGCAGGTGCGGATGCACGCTGCCCACGCTCTGACCGGCATTGGAATGCGCGGTGACGGTGGTCAGGATGAATTCGGGGTGGGCCGCGAGAAGCCGCAGCAGCTCACCTCCGGCGTAACCGGATGCACCGGCTACCGCAACGGTAAAGGACATGACACTACCTTAATGCTCGGGGTCGAGGGAGAGAGTTGGGGTATCGGCAACGGACACGGATCCCATCATCGCGCCCCGGTAACGGTACCGGGGTCCTTCCGGGGCCTGCCTCGACGCGGACGCGGATCGTGTGTCCCTAGGTCCGTTCCGATTATGGGGAACGCGGCGCAGGTCACGGTGCGGCGGAGGGTGGGGCATCACCGGGAGTGAGGATGAGCGGAGTGTACGTTGCTACTATCGTCGCTCGGCGAGCACGCGGCTGCGGCGTCGCGCGGTGGCAGGTGAGAGAACCTGAACCGGGCGGGCAGTGCGTGAGATAGCCATGTGGGCGATGATAGCGGATATTTGGCGCGCACAACAAGTCGGGGCGCGGCGGGCCGGGCCGGTCCCGGGCTAGGCGGCGGGCGCGGGAGCCGGCGCCGGGCCGGGGCGCGGCGCGCGGCGGGGCGTATCCACGGCGGCGCAGACCAGGAGCGCGGCGGAGAGCAGCGCGGCCAGGATCAGCCCAGGCCCGGGCGCGAGGCTCAGCTCGCCGAGCGGTAGATCCAGGGGAAGCAGGCCGCCGTCGAGCCGCAGGCCCCAGATGCTGATCCCGATCTCCCGGGCCTGCACCCCCTGGGATTCCAGGGCCTGCCCGAGGGTGGGGCCCATCCCGTTCAGGGAATCCGCGATGGAGTTCAGGGCGGTGAGGGCGCACAGAATGGTGAGGCTAAACCCGAGGGTCACGCTCCCCACGGCGCTCAGCAGCAGGCTGCCCCGGGCCGAGGCGCGGGCGCGGGCCAGATAGCCGGCGATACACAGGAGCAGCGCATCGCAGATAAACAGCGCCAGAATCGGGACGGCATCCAGGCGCAGGTTGGGAAACGGCCCCAACCGGATCACTGCCCAGCCGAGGAACGGCACAGTACAGAACAGCAAAGCGAAACTCAGCAGCATCCCCACGCGGAGCGGGCGTTCAGGCCGCCAGCGGGCGGGGGCGGATCCGCCGCGACCCGCGGAGCGCAGGGCGGCATAGCCGGCGAAGATCGCGGCCCCCAGCCCGGGCAGGATGATCAGGAGCAGCGCAATCAGGGGAGATCCCAGCGGGTCCAGCGCCGGGGCCAGGGCCCGCGCCCAGAGGATCGAGACCAGCACGTGCAGGAGCACCCAGATCAGGAGGATGATCAGCAGTGCGGCGCCACCTCCTCCGAGCGCACGCGCGCCGAGCTCCCCCAGGTTCATCCCCCGCCTCCCCTTCCGATGTCACGACGTCAGGCATCCTATCCGGGCGGCGCACCCCCGACCGCGCCACGATACCCACCTGACGCATAATTTATGCCGCATCCGAGTTATCCTCCACCCCATTTAGGCCCATCGGGTCCCCCAATCGGGGGATATGAGCCAAAATGACACTGGCGATATCTCAAATCTGGTATAGCATCGGGGTATGGCTATCTCAACGGACACCACCTCCATCGACATCATCGGACCGGCCAAGACCGAGACCGGTTCCGTCGATATCACCGCCGCCGACCCGATGCGCCAGGTGGGCGCACTCATCCGGGCGGCCCGCGTGGATCGCAAACTCACCCAGGCCCAGCTGGCCGAGCGGGTGGGCACCAGCCAGAGCGCGATCAACCGCATCGAGCAGGGCAGCCAAAATATCTCGATTGAACTCCTCGCCCGCCTGAGCGTGGCGCTGAAGAGCGAGCTGATCTCCTTCGGCGAGCGCCCCAAGACCTCCCATATCCGCGTGCACGGCGGCCAGAAACTCCACGGCTCGATTGCCGTGAACTCCAGCAAAAACGGCGCGGTCGCGCTGCTCTGTGCCGCGCTGATCAACCGCGGCACCACCCGCCTGCACCGCGTGGCCCGCATCGTCGAGGTGGACCGCATCATCGACGTCCTGCGCAGCATGGGAGTGAAGGTCACCTGGTATGGCGACGATAACAGCGTGGAGATCGTGGTCCCCGAGGATCTGAACCTCGCCGAGATCGACGAGGATGCCGGCCGCCGCACGCGCAGCGTCCTGATGTTTCTCGGCCCGCTGATCGGCCGCTTTGATAATTTCTCGCTGCCCTATGCGGGTGGCTGCGATCTAGGCACCCGCACCGTGGAGCCGCACCTGATCGCGCTGCGCCCCTTTGGCCTGGACGTGGAGGCCACCACCGGCTGGTATCGCGCAAGCGTAAACCGCGACGTCCCGAGCGAGCTGAACGTGGTCCTGACCGAGCGCGGTGATACCGTGACCGAGAACGCCATCATGGCCGCGGCCGTGCGCGATGGCGTGACCGTGATCCGCAATGCGAGCCCCAACTATATGGTGCAGGACCTGTGCTTCTATCTGGAGCTGCTGGGCATCTCCGTCGAGGGCATCGGCACCACCACGCTGCGCATCACGGGCAGCTCCTCGATTAATGCCGATGTGGACTACTGGCCCAGCGAGGACCCGGTGGAGGCCATGAGCCTGCTGACCGCCGGCATCGTGACCGGCTCCGAGATCACCGTGACGCGGGTGCCGATCGAGTTTATGGAGATCGAGCTGGCCACCCTCGGGGAGATGAAGCTGCGCTATAGCCAGACCGCCGAATATATGGCGCATAACGGCCGCACCCGGCTGGTTGATGTCACGGTCTACCCCTCGGAGCTGATTGCGCCGATCGATAAGATTCACCCGATGCCCTTCCCCGGGCTAAATATCGATAACCTGCCGTTTTTTGTGGTGATCGCGGCATGCGCCACGGGCGATACCCTCATCCACGACTGGGTTTATGAGGGGCGCGCCATTCACCTCACCGACCTCACCCGCCTCGGGGCCCAGGTGCGCCTGCGCGATCCGCACCGCCTGGACGTGACCGGCCCGACCCACTGGTCCGGCGCCGAGGTCTCCTGCCCTCCCGCGCTGCGCCCGGCCGTGGTGATCCTGCTCGCGATGCTCGCGGCCAAGGGCACGAGCGTGCTGCGCAATGTGGATATCATCTCTCGCGGTTATGAGCAGTTGCAGGAGCGGCTGATCTCGCTCGGCGCCTCGATCGAGACGTTCCGCGACTAGGCTCCACCCCAAAGCACCCCGCGCCCCACGGCGCGGGGTGCTTTTATTTTGCCCGCGGCCTTCCGGCACCGATGCCTCCGCGGCGAGCGCCCGCCACCGTGCGCGCACACATTTTTCAGGTTTTCCCCATACCGAGACCGCGGGATGCAACCGAATTTCCCCTCCCCCACGGGCGCCCCCTCGCCCGAG encodes the following:
- the argF gene encoding ornithine carbamoyltransferase, encoding MTRHFLRDDDLSPAEQAEVLDLAIALKADRYARTPLAGPQTVSVFFDKTSTRTRISFATGIADLGGSPLIITSGDSQLGAKESVADTARVLERQVAAIVWRTFAHSGLEEMAEGTTIPVINALSDDFHPCQLLADLQTIREHRGELAGQVLAFLGDGACNMGNSYLLACVTAGMHVRVAAPAGFAPAAAVIADAEAIAATTGGSVLITTDPALAVAGADVVVTDTWVSMGKEDEKADREAAFRPYAVTQELFDSAKNDAIFMHCLPAYRGYEVEASVIDGPRSVVWDEAENRLHAQKALMVWLLEKNAA
- a CDS encoding acetylornithine transaminase — its product is MITWHDTEAQNMMNTFGPTQALLVRGSGAHVTDIDGRTYLDFLGGIAVNSLGHAHPAVVAAVSEQAGRLMHVSNFFSSLPQLALAEKIKQLAGTGESGRVFFTNSGTEANEAAFKLARLHGGTARPRILALEQAFHGRSMGALALTAKAAYRDPFGPMLTGVEHIPATIEALGEALDDTVSALIIEPIQGEAGVVPLPEGYLSAARELTRSHGVLLIVDDIQTGVGRTGEWFGFQSAGIMPDAFTLAKGLGGGFPVGALITTGAASELLKPGNHGTTFGGNPLATAVALAVLNEIETADLLTNVREREAQIRAEIAALNSPLISGIRGSGLLLGIALTQPIAADLAREALATGLIINPPNPDTLRIAPPLNITSADVTEFTTLLGSVLAAHA
- the argB gene encoding acetylglutamate kinase, with the protein product MPTTIEVSPSEAAAKAAVLIEALPWLKRYHGAIVVVKFGGNAMVSPELSAAFAEDMVFLHHAGLRPVVVHGGGPQISAGLAEKNIASEFRGGYRYTSPEAIGVVRDVLRNRVNKELVALINEHGTIARSIAGEHGNLFGGRTRGVIVDGVELDLGRVGDILEVDPSSVMDALDAGRIPVITSIAYDLDDPEKLLNINADSAAAAVAVALQAQKLLVLTDVAGLYSDWPNRDSLVSVINTVELRALLPELESGMIPKMNACLDAVEGGVPNAAIIDGRIEHSILLEVFTQNGIGTQVVSEDA
- the argJ gene encoding bifunctional glutamate N-acetyltransferase/amino-acid acetyltransferase ArgJ, with product MSVTTPQGFLAAGVAAGLKSTGKPDLALIVNTGPARAAAAVFTSNRALANPILWSREVIRDGRVDAIVLNSGGANCFTGSQGFQTTHATAEAVAAAVGASATDILVCSTGLIGEQLDRDKLTAGVTAAAAALSETGGEDAAAAIMTTDTVPKTSEFLAPEWSIGGIAKGAGMLAPGLATMLVVITTDAVLDSAALDAALREATRVSFDRLDSDGCMSTNDQVTLLASGASGITPDLADFTGALTGVCRDLAEQLQGDAEGASHDIAIAVSGAATEEDAVEVGRSVARNNLFKAAIYGNDPNWGRVLAAIGTTSAPFDPYNVDVVFNGVRVCHEGAPDASRDLVDLTPRAVNIEIHLNNGSASATILTNDLTHDYVHENSAYAS
- the argC gene encoding N-acetyl-gamma-glutamyl-phosphate reductase; translated protein: MSFTVAVAGASGYAGGELLRLLAAHPEFILTTVTAHSNAGQSVGSVHPHLRSLADMVFVETTPENLNGHDIVFLALPHGASGALTAQLDEGVLVVDCGADHRLESEEDWAAFYGGEFYGAWSYGVPELLHADGTRQRDRLIGATRIAAPGCNASTVELSLAPGIAAGVIEATDIVSVLAVGPSGAGRALKTNLLASEILGSANPYAVGGTHRHIPEIIQGLRWAGATEATVSFTPVLVPMSRGILATTTARLAPGVDADGIRAAWEAAYAEEPFVHVLPAGSFPRTADVLGANTALIGLAVDEAAGRVIIVTAVDNLAKGTAGAAIQSANIALGLAETCGLNINGVAP
- a CDS encoding helix-turn-helix domain-containing protein, whose product is MAISTDTTSIDIIGPAKTETGSVDITAADPMRQVGALIRAARVDRKLTQAQLAERVGTSQSAINRIEQGSQNISIELLARLSVALKSELISFGERPKTSHIRVHGGQKLHGSIAVNSSKNGAVALLCAALINRGTTRLHRVARIVEVDRIIDVLRSMGVKVTWYGDDNSVEIVVPEDLNLAEIDEDAGRRTRSVLMFLGPLIGRFDNFSLPYAGGCDLGTRTVEPHLIALRPFGLDVEATTGWYRASVNRDVPSELNVVLTERGDTVTENAIMAAAVRDGVTVIRNASPNYMVQDLCFYLELLGISVEGIGTTTLRITGSSSINADVDYWPSEDPVEAMSLLTAGIVTGSEITVTRVPIEFMEIELATLGEMKLRYSQTAEYMAHNGRTRLVDVTVYPSELIAPIDKIHPMPFPGLNIDNLPFFVVIAACATGDTLIHDWVYEGRAIHLTDLTRLGAQVRLRDPHRLDVTGPTHWSGAEVSCPPALRPAVVILLAMLAAKGTSVLRNVDIISRGYEQLQERLISLGASIETFRD